Proteins encoded together in one Bradyrhizobium sp. CB82 window:
- a CDS encoding M3 family metallopeptidase: MSETRQTTDAPPAETNPLLQAWVTPFATPPFDAISPEHFLPAFEQAFADHSAEIAAIVHDPATPDFANTITALERSGKLLTKVAAVFYDLVSAHSNPAILEIDKEVSLRMARHWNPIMMNAVLFGRIAQLHENRAALKLTPEQLRLLERTYTRFHRAGAGLSEDAKARMAEINEKLAQLGTTFSHHLLGDEQEWFMELGEDDRQGLPESFVAAAKAAAEDRGMAGKAIVTLSRSSVEPFLKGSARRDLREKVYKAFTARGDNGNANDNNEAIVEILKLREESAKLLGYPTFAAYRLEDSMAKTPDAVRGLLERVWKPARARALADRDEMQALITEEGGNFQLAPWDWRYYAEKLRLQRANFDDAAIKPYLTLDHMIAAAFDCATRLFGITFEERKDVPAWHPDVRVWEVKGPDGKHKALFYGDYYARPSKRSGAWMTSLRDQQKLDGEIAPLIINVCNFAKGAGGEPSLLSPDDARTLFHEFGHGLHGMLSNVTYPSLSGTSVFTDFVELPSQLYEHWQERPEVLQQFARHYQTGEPLPDDLLQRFLAARKFNQGFATVEFVSSALVDLEFHTQPAAAAQDVRAFEKAELEKIGMPEEIAMRHRPTQFGHIFSGDHYAAGYYSYMWSEVMDADAFGAFEEAGNIFDPDVARRLHDDIYSTGGSVDPQAAYEAFRGRPPEPDALLRRRGLLDAAKAA; the protein is encoded by the coding sequence ATGTCAGAAACCCGCCAGACTACGGATGCTCCGCCGGCCGAGACGAACCCGCTGTTGCAGGCCTGGGTGACGCCATTTGCGACCCCGCCATTCGATGCGATCAGCCCGGAGCACTTCCTGCCGGCCTTCGAGCAGGCCTTCGCCGACCACTCGGCCGAGATCGCCGCGATCGTCCACGATCCGGCGACGCCCGACTTCGCCAACACCATCACGGCGCTGGAGCGCTCCGGCAAGCTGCTGACGAAGGTCGCAGCGGTGTTCTACGACCTGGTCTCGGCGCACTCCAATCCGGCGATCCTCGAGATCGACAAGGAGGTCTCCTTGCGGATGGCGCGGCACTGGAATCCGATCATGATGAATGCGGTGCTGTTCGGCCGCATCGCCCAGCTCCACGAGAACCGCGCCGCGCTCAAGCTGACGCCCGAGCAGCTCCGGCTGCTTGAGCGCACCTACACCCGCTTCCACCGCGCCGGCGCCGGGCTCTCCGAGGACGCCAAGGCGCGGATGGCCGAGATCAACGAGAAGCTCGCCCAGCTCGGCACCACTTTCAGCCACCATCTGCTCGGCGACGAGCAGGAATGGTTCATGGAGCTCGGCGAGGACGACCGCCAGGGCCTGCCCGAGAGCTTCGTTGCGGCCGCCAAGGCTGCGGCAGAAGATCGCGGCATGGCTGGCAAGGCCATCGTCACCCTGTCGCGCTCCTCGGTCGAGCCGTTCCTGAAGGGCTCGGCGAGGCGCGACCTGCGCGAGAAGGTCTACAAGGCCTTCACGGCACGCGGTGACAACGGCAACGCCAACGACAACAACGAGGCCATCGTCGAGATCCTGAAGCTGCGCGAGGAGAGCGCCAAGCTGCTGGGCTATCCGACCTTCGCCGCCTATCGGCTCGAGGACTCCATGGCCAAGACGCCGGATGCGGTGCGAGGCCTCCTGGAGCGGGTCTGGAAGCCGGCCCGCGCCCGCGCGCTCGCCGATCGCGACGAGATGCAGGCGCTGATCACGGAGGAAGGCGGCAATTTCCAGCTCGCGCCCTGGGACTGGCGCTACTACGCCGAAAAGCTGCGCCTTCAGCGCGCCAATTTCGACGACGCCGCGATCAAGCCATATTTGACGCTGGACCACATGATCGCGGCGGCCTTCGACTGCGCCACGCGGCTGTTCGGCATCACCTTCGAGGAGCGCAAGGACGTCCCGGCCTGGCATCCGGATGTCCGGGTCTGGGAGGTGAAGGGCCCGGACGGCAAGCACAAGGCGCTGTTCTACGGCGACTACTATGCCCGGCCGTCAAAGCGCTCCGGCGCCTGGATGACCTCACTGCGCGACCAGCAGAAGCTCGATGGCGAAATCGCGCCCCTGATCATCAACGTCTGCAACTTTGCCAAAGGTGCGGGCGGTGAGCCCTCGCTGCTGTCGCCGGACGATGCTCGCACCCTGTTCCACGAGTTCGGCCACGGCCTTCATGGCATGCTCTCCAACGTGACCTATCCGTCGCTGTCGGGCACCTCCGTGTTCACCGACTTCGTCGAGCTGCCCTCGCAGCTCTATGAGCACTGGCAGGAGCGGCCCGAGGTGCTCCAGCAGTTCGCCCGCCACTATCAGACCGGCGAGCCGCTGCCTGACGACCTGCTCCAGCGCTTCCTCGCGGCGCGCAAGTTCAACCAGGGCTTTGCCACCGTCGAATTCGTATCCTCGGCGCTCGTCGATCTCGAATTCCACACCCAGCCGGCCGCAGCCGCGCAGGATGTTCGCGCCTTCGAGAAAGCGGAGCTCGAGAAGATCGGCATGCCCGAGGAGATCGCGATGCGCCATCGGCCCACGCAATTCGGCCATATCTTCTCCGGCGACCACTATGCGGCGGGCTATTACAGCTACATGTGGTCGGAAGTGATGGACGCCGACGCCTTCGGCGCCTTCGAGGAGGCCGGCAACATCTTCGATCCTGATGTCGCCAGGCGCCTGCACGATGACATCTACTCCACCGGCGGATCGGTCGATCCGCAGGCCGCCTACGAGGCCTTCCGCGGCCGGCCGCCGGAGCCGGATGCACTTCTGCGCCGCCGCGGTCTGCTCGACGCCGCGAAGGCGGCCTGA
- a CDS encoding type III PLP-dependent enzyme codes for MTDRIREFLRNRRTEGLDNEPCLVVDLEVVRDNYQSFAKALPDSRVFYAVKANPAPEVLALLASMGSCFDTATVAEIEMALAAGATPDRISFGNTIKKERDIARAFALGIRLFAVDCAAEVEKVARAAPAAKVFCRILYDCAGAEWPLSRKFGCDPEMAVEVLDLAKRLGLEPCGISFHVGSQQRKVKAWDRALAMASQVFRDCAERGVNLSMVNMGGGFPTKYLKDVPPVVTYGRSIFRALRKHFGNQIPETIIEPGRGMVGNAGVIESEVVLISKKSDEDEVRWVYLDIGKFGGLAETMDESIRYAIRTPHDGADMTPCVLAGPTCDSADVLYEKNPYPLPVTLEIGDKVLIEGTGAYTSTYSSVAFNGIPPLKTYHI; via the coding sequence ATGACCGATCGCATCAGGGAATTTCTGCGCAACCGCCGTACCGAAGGTCTCGATAACGAGCCCTGCCTCGTCGTCGACCTCGAGGTCGTGCGCGACAACTACCAGAGCTTCGCCAAGGCGCTGCCCGACAGCCGCGTGTTCTATGCCGTCAAGGCGAACCCGGCTCCGGAAGTGCTGGCGCTGCTCGCCTCCATGGGCTCCTGCTTCGACACTGCCACCGTCGCCGAGATCGAGATGGCGCTGGCCGCGGGCGCGACGCCCGACCGCATCTCCTTCGGCAACACGATCAAGAAGGAGCGCGACATCGCGCGCGCCTTCGCACTCGGCATTCGGCTGTTCGCGGTCGATTGCGCCGCCGAGGTGGAGAAGGTCGCCCGTGCCGCGCCGGCTGCGAAGGTGTTCTGCCGCATCCTCTATGACTGCGCCGGCGCCGAGTGGCCGCTGTCGCGCAAGTTCGGCTGCGACCCGGAGATGGCGGTCGAAGTGCTCGACCTCGCCAAGCGTCTGGGCCTGGAGCCGTGCGGCATCTCCTTCCATGTGGGCTCGCAGCAGCGCAAGGTGAAGGCTTGGGACCGTGCGCTGGCGATGGCCTCGCAGGTGTTTCGCGACTGCGCCGAGCGCGGCGTCAACCTCTCGATGGTCAACATGGGCGGGGGTTTCCCGACCAAGTACCTGAAGGACGTGCCGCCGGTGGTGACCTACGGCCGGTCGATCTTCCGAGCGCTGCGCAAGCACTTCGGCAACCAGATCCCCGAGACCATCATCGAGCCGGGCCGCGGCATGGTGGGCAACGCCGGGGTGATCGAGTCCGAGGTCGTGCTCATCTCGAAGAAGAGCGACGAGGACGAGGTGCGCTGGGTTTATCTCGACATCGGCAAATTCGGCGGTCTCGCCGAGACCATGGACGAGTCGATCCGCTACGCCATCCGCACCCCGCACGACGGGGCGGACATGACGCCGTGCGTGCTCGCAGGTCCGACCTGCGATTCCGCCGACGTGTTGTACGAGAAGAACCCGTATCCGCTCCCGGTGACGCTCGAGATCGGCGACAAGGTGCTGATCGAAGGGACCGGGGCCTATACGTCGACCTATTCGTCGGTAGCGTTCAACGGCATCCCGCCGCTGAAGACCTATCACATCTGA
- the hemH gene encoding ferrochelatase: MTRVLPIDISKATAAPRASRVGVLLVNLGTPDTADAPGVRVYLKEFLSDARVIEDQGLVWQFVLNGIILRKRPRTKALDYQKIWNTEKNESPLKTITRSQAEKLAAALADRAHVVVDWAMRYGNPSIRSGIEALIAQGCDRILAVPLYPQYSASTSATVCDEVFRVLARLRAQPTLRVSPPYYEDEAYIEALATSIEASLASLPFKPELIVASFHGMPKSYVEQGDPYQSHCMATTEALRRRLGMDGSKLLLTFQSRFGNDEWLQPYTDATMKRLAQEGVRRIAVVTPGFAADCLETLEEIARENDEIFRHNGGEAFAAIPCLNDSEPGMDVIRTLVLRELQGWI, from the coding sequence ATGACGCGCGTTCTCCCGATCGACATATCGAAGGCCACCGCAGCGCCTCGCGCCTCGCGTGTCGGCGTGCTGCTCGTCAATCTCGGGACGCCCGACACCGCCGATGCCCCGGGCGTGCGCGTCTATCTCAAGGAATTCCTGAGCGATGCCCGCGTCATCGAGGACCAGGGCCTGGTCTGGCAGTTCGTGCTGAACGGCATCATCCTGCGAAAGCGCCCGCGCACCAAGGCGCTCGACTACCAAAAGATCTGGAACACCGAGAAGAACGAGTCGCCGCTCAAGACCATTACCCGCTCGCAGGCCGAGAAGCTCGCCGCCGCGCTCGCCGACCGCGCGCATGTCGTGGTGGACTGGGCGATGCGTTACGGCAATCCGTCGATCAGGTCCGGCATCGAGGCGCTGATCGCGCAAGGCTGTGACCGGATCCTAGCGGTGCCGCTCTATCCGCAATATTCGGCATCGACCTCAGCGACCGTCTGCGACGAGGTGTTTCGCGTGCTGGCCCGCCTGCGCGCCCAGCCGACGCTGCGGGTGAGCCCGCCCTATTACGAGGACGAGGCCTACATCGAGGCGCTCGCGACCTCGATCGAGGCGAGCCTGGCGAGCCTGCCGTTCAAGCCGGAGCTGATCGTCGCCTCTTTCCACGGCATGCCGAAATCCTATGTCGAGCAGGGCGATCCCTATCAGAGCCACTGCATGGCGACGACCGAGGCGCTGCGCCGGCGACTCGGTATGGACGGCTCAAAGCTGCTGCTCACCTTCCAGTCGCGCTTCGGCAATGATGAATGGCTCCAGCCCTATACGGATGCGACCATGAAGCGCCTGGCGCAGGAGGGGGTGCGCCGCATCGCGGTGGTGACGCCGGGCTTTGCCGCCGACTGCCTGGAGACGTTGGAAGAGATTGCGCGGGAGAATGACGAGATCTTCCGGCACAATGGCGGCGAGGCGTTTGCCGCAATCCCCTGCCTCAACGACAGCGAGCCCGGCATGGACGTGATCCGCACCCTGGTGCTGCGTGAGCTGCAGGGCTGGATCTGA
- a CDS encoding DUF1007 family protein has protein sequence MGMRALFGWLLAAGLSLAAGEVQAHPHVWITATSELIYAEDGSITGVRHAWTFDDMFSAYATQGLEGKTKGSYTREELAPLAQTNVESLKEYAYFTFAKADGKKERFNEPIDYFLDYKDQVLTLHFTLPLKAPLKPRQLVLEVFDRSFFIDFQMAKDNPVKLVGAPAGCQMKLERPNDGTASAQKLNEQTFMNGENSNFGMMFANKITVDCP, from the coding sequence ATGGGCATGCGCGCCCTGTTCGGATGGCTGCTCGCCGCCGGCCTCTCGCTTGCGGCGGGCGAAGTGCAGGCGCACCCGCATGTCTGGATCACCGCGACCAGCGAGTTGATCTACGCGGAGGACGGCTCGATCACCGGCGTCCGCCACGCCTGGACCTTCGACGACATGTTCTCGGCCTATGCGACCCAGGGGCTCGAGGGCAAGACCAAGGGCAGCTACACGCGTGAGGAGCTGGCTCCGCTCGCCCAGACCAACGTCGAATCGCTGAAGGAATATGCCTACTTCACCTTCGCCAAGGCCGACGGCAAGAAGGAGCGCTTCAATGAGCCGATCGACTATTTCCTCGACTACAAGGACCAGGTGCTGACCCTGCACTTTACGCTGCCGCTGAAGGCGCCGCTGAAGCCGAGGCAGCTGGTGCTGGAAGTGTTCGACCGCTCCTTCTTCATCGACTTCCAGATGGCCAAGGACAACCCGGTCAAGCTGGTCGGGGCGCCGGCCGGCTGCCAGATGAAGCTGGAGCGGCCAAATGACGGCACCGCGAGCGCCCAGAAGCTCAACGAACAGACCTTCATGAATGGCGAGAACTCGAACTTCGGCATGATGTTCGCCAACAAGATCACCGTGGATTGCCCGTGA
- a CDS encoding SPFH domain-containing protein — MSGFDIFAVALVLLVIVTLLAGVKTVPQGYDWTIERFGKYTQTLSPGLNLIVPYFDRVGRKMNMMEQVIDIPEQEVITKDNATVTVDGVAFFQVFDAAKASYEVANLNNAITVLTMTNIRSVMGSMDLDQVLSHRDEINERLLRVVDAAVSPWGVKVNRIEIKDIVPPADLVEAMGRQMKAERVKRADILAAEGQRQSEILRAEGAKQGQILQAEGRREAAFRDAEARERLAEAEAKATQMVSDAIAEGDVTALNYFIADKYIKAFGEFADAPNQKVIMLPIEAVSLLGSLAGIGEIAKATFGESAASATAAARRGSVPSAGSSPPAVPPQQ; from the coding sequence ATGAGCGGTTTCGATATTTTTGCAGTTGCACTGGTGTTGCTCGTCATCGTCACGCTGCTTGCCGGCGTGAAGACGGTGCCGCAGGGCTACGACTGGACCATTGAACGGTTCGGCAAATACACCCAGACGCTGTCGCCGGGCCTCAACCTGATCGTGCCCTATTTCGATCGCGTCGGGCGCAAGATGAACATGATGGAGCAGGTGATCGACATTCCCGAACAGGAGGTGATCACCAAGGACAACGCGACGGTGACCGTGGACGGTGTCGCCTTCTTCCAGGTCTTCGACGCTGCGAAGGCGAGCTACGAGGTCGCCAATCTGAACAATGCGATCACCGTGCTCACCATGACCAACATCCGCTCGGTGATGGGCTCGATGGATCTCGACCAGGTGCTGTCGCATCGCGACGAGATCAACGAGCGCCTGCTGCGCGTCGTCGACGCCGCGGTCTCGCCTTGGGGCGTCAAGGTCAACCGCATCGAGATCAAGGACATCGTGCCGCCGGCCGATCTCGTCGAGGCCATGGGCCGGCAGATGAAAGCCGAGCGCGTCAAGCGCGCCGACATTCTGGCCGCTGAAGGCCAGCGCCAGTCCGAGATTTTGCGCGCCGAGGGCGCCAAGCAGGGCCAGATCCTTCAGGCAGAAGGCCGCCGGGAAGCCGCGTTCCGCGACGCCGAAGCGCGCGAGCGTCTTGCGGAGGCTGAGGCCAAGGCAACGCAGATGGTGTCGGACGCGATCGCCGAGGGCGACGTCACCGCATTGAACTATTTTATCGCCGACAAATATATCAAGGCATTCGGAGAGTTCGCGGATGCACCGAACCAGAAGGTCATCATGCTGCCGATTGAAGCCGTGAGTCTGCTCGGTTCGCTGGCCGGCATCGGTGAGATCGCCAAGGCGACGTTCGGCGAGAGCGCGGCCTCCGCAACCGCCGCCGCGCGCCGCGGCTCGGTGCCGTCGGCAGGAAGCTCGCCGCCGGCCGTGCCGCCGCAGCAATAA
- a CDS encoding nickel/cobalt transporter yields MPVTSLLRSPLARGLATGAAVLVAAWAVDAALHDLLAQNPFGAPRPAAEPEAGGIVGWLLAKQSEFYREMSATIRAAKSDGSAVWTLLAISFLYGIFHAAGPGHGKAVISSYLVANQETARRGIVLSFASALMQSLVAVLIVGIAAWALNATARTMCSAEKVIEIASYALIAAFGLRLVWVKGGAFIRALQASQPVPAIAGVPHRHDHGHHHHHHDEHDHGHDHHDHHHGHDHHGHAHAHAHDHVHDEHCGHSHGPAPSELAGPGGWRRGLAAILTVGIRPCSGAILVLVFALAQGLFWAGIAATFLMGLGTAITVATIAVIAVSAKDVARRLSAGRDGGGALVMRGIEFAAAGLVLLFGAGLLFGYLAAERTTCF; encoded by the coding sequence TTGCCCGTGACCTCTCTGCTTCGTTCTCCGCTTGCGCGGGGGCTTGCAACCGGCGCGGCCGTTCTTGTCGCCGCTTGGGCCGTCGATGCCGCGCTTCACGATCTCCTGGCGCAAAACCCGTTCGGCGCGCCGCGCCCTGCGGCCGAGCCGGAGGCTGGCGGCATCGTCGGCTGGCTGCTGGCCAAGCAGTCGGAGTTTTACCGCGAGATGTCGGCGACCATCCGCGCCGCGAAGTCCGACGGTTCGGCGGTGTGGACCCTGCTCGCGATCTCCTTCCTCTACGGCATCTTCCATGCCGCCGGCCCCGGTCATGGCAAGGCGGTGATCTCGTCCTACCTCGTCGCCAATCAGGAAACGGCACGGCGCGGCATCGTGTTGTCCTTTGCCTCGGCGCTGATGCAGTCGCTGGTCGCAGTCCTCATCGTCGGCATCGCGGCCTGGGCGCTGAATGCGACGGCCAGGACCATGTGCAGCGCCGAGAAGGTGATCGAGATCGCCAGCTACGCCCTGATCGCGGCGTTCGGGTTGCGCCTCGTCTGGGTCAAGGGCGGCGCCTTCATCCGAGCGCTCCAGGCCTCCCAGCCCGTGCCTGCGATCGCCGGCGTGCCGCATCGCCACGATCACGGCCACCATCACCATCATCACGACGAGCATGATCATGGTCACGATCACCATGACCACCACCATGGCCATGACCATCACGGCCACGCTCATGCCCACGCGCACGACCACGTTCATGACGAGCATTGCGGCCATTCCCACGGTCCCGCGCCGAGCGAGCTTGCCGGCCCCGGCGGCTGGCGGCGCGGGCTGGCCGCGATCCTCACCGTCGGCATCCGCCCCTGCTCGGGCGCGATCCTGGTCCTGGTGTTCGCGCTCGCGCAGGGCCTGTTCTGGGCCGGCATTGCCGCGACCTTCCTGATGGGTCTCGGCACCGCGATCACGGTTGCGACCATCGCGGTCATCGCCGTCTCCGCCAAGGACGTCGCCCGGCGCCTGAGCGCAGGCCGCGACGGCGGTGGCGCGCTCGTCATGCGCGGCATCGAATTCGCCGCTGCCGGCCTGGTGCTGCTGTTCGGCGCAGGCCTGCTGTTCGGCTACCTCGCCGCCGAACGCACGACGTGTTTTTGA
- a CDS encoding MAPEG family protein, with protein sequence MTLAEWCVFGALLLYLATIASIKWIRFGRFDNSKPRDPAFYEDAISQRVLGAHQNGIETFPFFAIAVLLAEFRDSPQRLVDELAALFLIVRIAYVFTYLGNRPTLRSILWSIGFAINVAIFFMPALKRFLPV encoded by the coding sequence ATGACGCTCGCGGAATGGTGCGTATTTGGAGCGCTGCTGCTCTATCTGGCGACGATCGCCTCGATCAAGTGGATCAGGTTCGGCCGTTTCGACAATTCGAAGCCGCGCGACCCGGCCTTCTATGAGGATGCCATCTCCCAACGCGTACTGGGCGCGCACCAGAACGGCATCGAGACCTTCCCGTTCTTCGCGATTGCCGTGCTGCTCGCCGAATTCCGCGACTCCCCGCAGCGCCTGGTCGACGAACTCGCCGCGCTCTTCCTGATCGTGCGGATCGCCTACGTCTTCACCTATCTCGGCAACCGCCCGACGCTGCGCTCCATCCTCTGGAGCATCGGTTTTGCGATCAACGTCGCGATCTTCTTCATGCCCGCCTTGAAGCGGTTTCTGCCGGTGTGA
- a CDS encoding KpsF/GutQ family sugar-phosphate isomerase — MPSSKPLMTPSSGPVSPDIESALRTLETESGGIGALATALKGSLGASFTAAIDKIRNAKGRVVVTGLGKSGHMARKIAATLASTGTPAFFVHAAEAGHGDLGMITTDDVIMALSWSGEQPEMKNLVNYSARFAIPMIAVTSNAGSALGQAADIVIELPKAREACPHNLAPTTSTLMQAAIGDAIAIALLEGRGFTALEFAHFHPGGKLGAMLKFVRDYMRTDAEIPVKPVGTMMSEAVVEMSAKGLGCVCIVSSTGEIAGIITDGDLRRHMRPDLLTATVDDIMTKQPKTVPPSMLATEMLEVLNTRKITTLIVAEANKPVGIVHLHDLLRAGVA; from the coding sequence ATGCCGAGTTCGAAACCGCTGATGACCCCATCATCCGGCCCCGTCTCACCCGACATCGAATCCGCGCTGCGCACGCTGGAGACGGAGAGCGGCGGCATCGGCGCGCTCGCGACTGCACTCAAGGGGTCGCTCGGCGCGAGCTTTACGGCGGCGATTGACAAGATCCGCAACGCCAAGGGCCGCGTCGTCGTCACCGGGCTCGGCAAGTCCGGCCACATGGCGCGCAAGATCGCAGCGACCCTGGCCTCGACCGGCACGCCCGCCTTCTTCGTCCACGCCGCCGAAGCCGGTCATGGCGACCTCGGCATGATCACCACCGATGACGTCATCATGGCGCTGTCCTGGTCCGGCGAGCAGCCGGAGATGAAGAACCTCGTGAACTATTCGGCGCGCTTTGCGATCCCGATGATCGCGGTGACGTCGAACGCGGGGTCTGCACTCGGACAGGCCGCCGATATCGTGATCGAACTGCCCAAGGCGCGCGAGGCCTGCCCGCACAATCTGGCGCCGACCACCTCGACGTTGATGCAGGCCGCAATCGGCGACGCCATCGCGATCGCGCTGCTCGAAGGCCGCGGTTTCACGGCGCTGGAATTCGCGCATTTCCACCCCGGCGGAAAGCTCGGCGCGATGCTGAAATTCGTCCGCGACTACATGCGCACCGACGCGGAGATCCCGGTCAAGCCGGTCGGCACGATGATGTCGGAGGCGGTGGTCGAGATGTCGGCCAAGGGCCTCGGCTGCGTCTGCATCGTGAGCAGTACGGGCGAAATCGCCGGCATCATCACCGACGGCGACCTGCGCCGCCACATGCGGCCCGATCTTCTGACCGCGACAGTCGACGACATCATGACGAAGCAGCCGAAGACCGTGCCGCCCTCCATGCTCGCGACCGAGATGCTGGAGGTGCTCAACACGCGGAAGATCACGACGCTGATCGTGGCCGAAGCGAACAAGCCGGTCGGAATCGTGCATCTGCACGATCTGTTGCGGGCCGGCGTGGCGTAA
- a CDS encoding ABC transporter substrate-binding protein has translation MKRREVLALLGGAALLPTPAVAQPASAAMRRLGVLTVTAADDTIAQMRTTILTDALATLGWREQDNLRIDWRSGGGDRALIARQAGELVALDPDILLAIGTPSVEELRKRTAATPIVFAVVTDPVGQGFVKALSHPGGNITGFTDYDGPMAGKWLEMLTQITPKVSRIAVVYNPVTAPFAGLMLHAIEQAARALGVSIEPAPVHDEASIAALAARKGEGLLVLPDFFTLANRARLRAAVAEAHLPAVYWSRTFVDEGGLMSYSTDSAEQVRRAAAYIDRILKGARPADLPVQNPTKFELAINLRTARTLGVTIPPALLAIADQVIE, from the coding sequence ATGAAGCGGCGCGAGGTTCTGGCACTTCTCGGCGGCGCCGCGCTGTTGCCGACGCCCGCAGTCGCGCAGCCGGCGTCGGCCGCGATGCGCCGGCTCGGCGTCCTCACGGTGACGGCGGCCGATGACACGATCGCGCAGATGCGCACGACGATCCTGACCGATGCGCTCGCAACGCTCGGCTGGAGGGAACAGGATAATCTGCGGATCGACTGGCGCAGCGGCGGCGGCGACCGCGCGCTGATTGCACGGCAGGCCGGCGAGCTGGTTGCGCTCGATCCCGACATCCTGCTTGCCATCGGCACGCCGTCGGTCGAGGAATTGCGCAAGCGCACCGCGGCAACACCGATCGTGTTCGCCGTCGTCACCGATCCCGTCGGCCAGGGTTTTGTCAAAGCGCTTTCACATCCGGGCGGCAACATCACCGGCTTCACCGATTATGACGGGCCGATGGCCGGCAAATGGCTGGAGATGCTGACGCAGATCACGCCAAAGGTCTCCCGCATCGCCGTGGTCTACAATCCGGTGACGGCGCCGTTCGCCGGCCTCATGCTGCACGCGATCGAACAGGCTGCGCGCGCGCTCGGCGTGTCGATTGAGCCGGCGCCGGTCCATGACGAGGCCTCGATCGCGGCGCTCGCGGCCCGCAAGGGCGAAGGCCTGCTGGTCCTGCCTGATTTCTTCACGCTGGCGAACCGCGCGCGCCTTCGGGCGGCGGTCGCCGAGGCGCATCTGCCGGCAGTCTACTGGAGCCGGACCTTCGTCGATGAGGGGGGCCTGATGTCCTACAGCACCGACAGCGCCGAGCAGGTGCGGCGCGCCGCCGCCTATATCGACCGCATCTTGAAGGGGGCAAGGCCCGCCGATCTTCCGGTGCAAAATCCCACCAAATTCGAGCTTGCGATCAACTTGCGGACCGCACGAACGCTCGGCGTCACCATCCCGCCGGCGCTGCTTGCGATCGCCGATCAGGTCATCGAATGA
- a CDS encoding NfeD family protein — translation MTDMFVTLGTWNWLIFGFILMALEVFAPGVFLFWLGLAALLVGLVSFVAHPAWQAQLVMFALFAAAAVPLWRRLARGRIDTSASPHLNKRTEALLGREFTLEKPIIDGSGTVRIGDTVWRVAGPDTPAGTRVKVVQVDGANLTVAAA, via the coding sequence ATGACCGACATGTTCGTCACCCTCGGCACCTGGAACTGGCTGATCTTCGGCTTCATCCTGATGGCGCTGGAGGTGTTCGCGCCGGGCGTGTTCCTGTTCTGGCTCGGCCTCGCCGCGCTGCTGGTCGGGCTGGTCTCCTTCGTTGCCCATCCCGCCTGGCAGGCGCAGCTCGTGATGTTTGCGCTGTTCGCTGCCGCCGCAGTGCCGCTATGGCGGCGCCTTGCGCGCGGCAGGATCGACACGAGCGCGAGCCCGCATCTGAACAAGCGCACCGAGGCGCTTCTCGGCCGGGAGTTCACGCTGGAGAAGCCGATCATCGACGGAAGCGGCACCGTCCGTATCGGTGACACCGTCTGGCGCGTGGCGGGACCGGATACGCCAGCTGGGACGCGGGTGAAAGTGGTGCAGGTGGATGGTGCCAACCTGACGGTAGCGGCGGCGTAG